In Stenotrophomonas sp. ESTM1D_MKCIP4_1, a single genomic region encodes these proteins:
- a CDS encoding chemotaxis protein — protein MSHDLLNRIDQRTRLAGHNRLALLLFRLGGRQLFGVNVFKVQEVLRRPELFQVPGLPGQFAGVADVRGRSVPVLDLGLAIGHPEREPDADSAPGYLVVTEFNRSIQGFLVSGVERIVNIAVEDIHPPPELGAESSYLTAVTRFQGELIQVIDVESVLADIAQIRGEAVLDPAMAMPADAPQLQVLVVDDSRVARQQIRSVLDQLGVGATLLSDGKQALDHLLQIHASGENPADRYAMVISDIEMPAMDGYTLTTEIRRHPGLAGLYVLLHTSLSGVFNNAMVERVGANAFVAKYSPHELADFVLDRLRKVAMAA, from the coding sequence ATGTCCCATGACCTGCTCAACCGGATCGACCAGCGGACCCGACTGGCCGGCCACAATCGCCTGGCGCTGCTGCTGTTCCGTCTCGGCGGACGTCAGCTTTTTGGCGTCAACGTCTTCAAGGTGCAGGAAGTCCTGCGCCGCCCGGAGCTGTTCCAGGTACCCGGCCTGCCCGGCCAGTTCGCCGGCGTGGCCGACGTGCGCGGCCGCTCGGTGCCGGTGCTCGATCTGGGCCTGGCCATCGGCCACCCGGAGCGGGAGCCTGACGCGGACTCCGCCCCCGGCTATCTGGTGGTCACCGAATTCAACCGTTCGATCCAGGGCTTCCTGGTCAGCGGGGTCGAGCGCATCGTCAACATCGCGGTGGAGGATATCCACCCGCCGCCGGAACTAGGCGCCGAATCGAGCTACCTGACCGCGGTGACCCGCTTCCAGGGCGAGCTGATCCAGGTAATCGACGTGGAAAGCGTGCTGGCGGACATCGCGCAGATCCGTGGCGAAGCCGTGCTGGACCCGGCCATGGCCATGCCCGCCGACGCGCCGCAGCTGCAGGTGCTGGTGGTGGACGATTCGCGCGTGGCCCGGCAGCAGATCCGCAGCGTGCTGGACCAGTTGGGCGTGGGCGCCACCCTGCTGTCCGATGGCAAGCAGGCGCTGGACCACCTGCTGCAGATCCACGCGTCCGGGGAAAACCCGGCCGACCGCTACGCCATGGTGATCTCGGACATCGAGATGCCGGCCATGGACGGCTATACGCTCACGACGGAAATCCGGCGCCACCCCGGCCTGGCCGGGCTGTATGTGCTGCTGCACACCTCCCTGTCGGGCGTATTCAACAATGCGATGGTGGAGCGCGTGGGCGCCAACGCCTTCGTGGCCAAGTACTCGCCGCACGAACTGGCGGACTTCGTGCTGGACCGCCTGCGCAAGGTGGCAATGGCGGCCTGA
- the flgJ gene encoding flagellar assembly peptidoglycan hydrolase FlgJ — MRITPAFELNPVQQTDPAKIDKVARQLEGQFAQMLVKSMRDASFGDSLFPGENKMFREMYDQKIAEAMTRGKGLGLSSMISRQLSGQQAEGPALDTRVDPAKASRAYQLNAPAAAAPSLSLDDASQAVRMLQQMAAGAQDGAQAAISPALAPMEQALDLIAGRDSSSMHRSLGTHDPYASSIDGSDGSDWATSNDQWAATASNRGSMANPADALATRTAVAQLGANTPEGFVASIWQHAQSAAKELGVDARALVAQAALETGWGKRQIKHADGSTSHNLFGIKATGWKGQSAVAGTHEYVDGVRRNETASFRAYSTPAESFADYVRLLKTSPRYQQALQAGTDVQGFARGLQRAGYATDPRYAAKIAAIAGGPTIERAVAAVADAGTRLGQTFASTATAALGITRR, encoded by the coding sequence ATGCGCATCACGCCCGCCTTCGAGTTGAATCCCGTACAGCAGACCGACCCGGCCAAGATCGACAAGGTCGCGCGGCAGCTGGAAGGCCAGTTCGCGCAGATGCTGGTGAAGAGCATGCGTGACGCCAGCTTCGGTGATTCGCTGTTCCCCGGTGAAAACAAGATGTTCCGGGAGATGTACGACCAGAAGATTGCCGAGGCGATGACCCGCGGCAAGGGCCTGGGCCTGTCGTCCATGATCAGCCGCCAGCTGTCTGGCCAGCAGGCCGAGGGCCCGGCGCTGGACACCCGCGTGGATCCGGCCAAGGCCAGCCGCGCGTACCAGCTCAATGCCCCTGCCGCCGCGGCGCCGTCGCTTTCGCTGGATGATGCAAGCCAGGCCGTGCGCATGCTGCAGCAGATGGCGGCGGGCGCACAGGATGGCGCGCAGGCCGCCATCAGCCCCGCGCTGGCCCCCATGGAACAGGCGCTGGACCTGATTGCCGGCCGCGACAGCAGCAGCATGCACCGCTCGCTGGGTACGCACGACCCGTATGCCAGCAGCATTGATGGCAGCGACGGCAGCGACTGGGCCACCAGCAACGACCAGTGGGCGGCCACCGCGAGCAACCGCGGCAGCATGGCCAACCCGGCCGATGCCCTGGCCACCCGCACTGCCGTGGCCCAGCTGGGCGCCAATACGCCCGAAGGTTTTGTCGCAAGCATCTGGCAGCACGCGCAGAGTGCAGCCAAGGAGCTGGGTGTGGACGCCCGCGCCCTGGTGGCCCAGGCCGCGCTCGAAACCGGCTGGGGCAAGCGCCAGATCAAGCACGCCGATGGCAGCACCTCGCACAACCTGTTCGGCATCAAGGCCACCGGCTGGAAGGGCCAGAGCGCCGTGGCCGGCACCCATGAGTATGTCGATGGCGTGCGCCGCAACGAAACGGCCAGCTTCCGCGCCTACAGCACCCCGGCCGAGAGCTTTGCCGACTACGTGCGCCTGCTGAAGACCAGCCCGCGTTACCAGCAGGCCTTGCAGGCCGGCACCGATGTCCAGGGTTTTGCCCGCGGCCTGCAGCGCGCCGGCTATGCCACCGACCCGCGCTACGCGGCCAAGATCGCCGCGATCGCCGGTGGCCCGACCATCGAGCGCGCCGTGGCCGCCGTGGCCGACGCCGGCACGCGCCTCGGCCAGACCTTCGCCAGCACCGCGACTGCGGCGCTGGGTATCACCCGTCGTTGA
- the flgC gene encoding flagellar basal body rod protein FlgC, producing MSNLPIFDIAGSALQAQSVRMSTIASNLSNADSIAGSADAVYKPLEPIFQAVTSKTDPNITSVKVKEITQSDAAPIKRYEPGHPLADADGYIYQPDVDPVAQMVNLISTSRNYQAGVEMLTTAKELALATLTMGR from the coding sequence ATGAGCAACCTGCCGATCTTCGATATTGCCGGTTCCGCGCTGCAGGCGCAGTCGGTGCGCATGAGCACCATCGCCTCCAACCTTTCCAACGCCGACAGCATCGCCGGCTCGGCCGATGCGGTCTACAAGCCGCTGGAGCCGATCTTCCAGGCGGTGACCAGCAAGACCGATCCGAACATCACGTCGGTGAAGGTCAAGGAAATCACCCAGAGCGATGCCGCACCGATCAAGCGTTACGAGCCCGGCCATCCGCTGGCCGACGCCGACGGCTACATCTACCAGCCCGATGTCGATCCGGTGGCGCAGATGGTCAACCTGATCTCGACCTCGCGCAATTACCAGGCTGGCGTGGAGATGTTGACCACTGCCAAGGAACTGGCCCTGGCCACTCTGACCATGGGCCGCTGA
- a CDS encoding flagellar basal body rod protein FlgF — MDKALYVAMTGARASLQAQGTLSHNLANSDTPGFKEALANTEAFPIRGQGFASRVDALHVDAGFNRVAGAQHITGKPLDLSLQTGTWLAVQATDGSEAYTRGAALSVTPNGQLVTSSGRPVLDDNNNPIAIPPYQAMEVGNDGTISIIPQGEGPQTMAMIGRIKIVQAADDRLERRLDGLFRNTDPQQPFAQAQGPTVHSGQLEGSNVDAAGALVQMIQLQRQYEMQVQVIKHGDENARSANSLLRLGS; from the coding sequence ATGGATAAAGCCCTTTACGTTGCGATGACCGGCGCCCGCGCCTCCCTGCAGGCGCAGGGAACGCTCAGCCACAACCTCGCCAACTCGGACACCCCCGGCTTCAAGGAAGCGCTGGCCAACACCGAAGCCTTCCCGATCCGCGGCCAGGGCTTTGCCTCGCGGGTGGATGCGCTGCACGTCGACGCCGGTTTCAACCGCGTGGCCGGCGCGCAGCACATCACCGGCAAGCCGCTGGATCTGTCGCTGCAGACCGGCACCTGGCTGGCCGTGCAGGCCACCGACGGCAGCGAGGCCTACACCCGCGGCGCCGCACTGTCGGTGACCCCGAACGGCCAGCTGGTGACCTCCAGCGGCCGGCCGGTGCTGGATGACAACAACAACCCGATCGCCATCCCGCCCTACCAGGCCATGGAAGTGGGCAACGACGGCACGATCTCGATCATCCCGCAGGGTGAAGGCCCGCAGACGATGGCGATGATCGGCCGCATCAAGATCGTGCAGGCCGCTGACGATCGCCTCGAGCGTCGTCTCGATGGCCTGTTCCGCAACACCGATCCGCAGCAGCCGTTCGCACAGGCGCAGGGCCCGACCGTGCACAGCGGCCAGCTGGAAGGCAGCAACGTGGATGCAGCCGGCGCGCTGGTGCAGATGATCCAGCTGCAGCGCCAGTACGAAATGCAGGTGCAGGTGATCAAGCACGGCGACGAGAACGCGCGCAGCGCCAACAGCCTGTTGCGCCTGGGCAGCTGA
- the flgK gene encoding flagellar hook-associated protein FlgK codes for MSSVLSTGTNALLAFQRALATTSHNVANINTAGYSRQKVDFATADPQNYGYGDVGNGTRIVDIRRTADQLAISRLLDSSGELARLKQLSTMADRVDALFSDSATNVAGVWSSFFDSVSGLSSNASGSADRQNVLDSANTLANRFQQLNTSLDTLNSEVNNGLTAAATEINRLAAEIAQLNGAIGGNATNAAPDLLDRRDQLIANLVGYTGGTAVAQDGGTLNVYTAGGQALVVGTTASKVTTVTDPYQPERLQLALESQGVKITLDPKSLGGQVGGMLEFRETVLTPAQSELGKLAIGLASTFNDAHHNGVDLYGNMGGDLFNIGSPRVTNNTSNTGTASITASFGDLSALDAQNIVLKYNGSQWQAVRSDTGASVAMTGTGTAADPLVVNGVELVVSGTPATNDRFLLQPTAGVAGSISVAITDTSRLAAAAPVKGSAALTNTGTGKLTDVKVTDPGNADLRNAAAIVFTSGTEYTIDGDGPFTYTPGQTISANGWSFVLDGAPKAGDVFNITPTPVGSADNSNALAMAKVEDAKAFNAGTITLSGALGGLTTQVGAAARAAEYSLDAQQVITDQAQSARDSISGVNLDEEAADMLRLQQAYQAASQLISTADNMFQTILGAVSR; via the coding sequence ATGTCCAGCGTCCTTTCCACCGGTACCAACGCCCTGCTCGCCTTCCAGCGTGCGTTGGCGACGACCAGCCACAACGTCGCCAACATCAACACGGCCGGCTACAGCCGGCAGAAGGTCGACTTCGCCACCGCCGATCCGCAGAACTACGGCTACGGTGACGTCGGCAACGGTACCCGCATCGTCGACATCCGCCGCACCGCCGACCAGCTGGCGATCTCGCGGCTGCTCGACAGCAGCGGCGAACTGGCGCGCCTGAAGCAGCTGTCGACCATGGCCGACCGCGTCGATGCACTCTTCTCCGATTCGGCCACCAATGTGGCCGGGGTCTGGTCCAGCTTCTTTGATTCGGTCAGTGGCCTGTCTTCCAATGCGTCCGGCAGCGCGGACCGGCAGAACGTGCTGGACAGCGCCAACACCCTGGCCAACCGCTTCCAGCAGCTCAACACCAGCCTGGATACGCTCAACAGCGAGGTCAACAACGGTCTGACCGCTGCGGCCACGGAAATCAACCGCCTGGCGGCGGAGATCGCCCAGCTCAACGGCGCCATCGGCGGCAATGCCACCAACGCTGCGCCGGACCTGCTTGATCGCCGCGACCAGCTGATCGCCAACCTGGTGGGCTATACCGGCGGCACTGCGGTGGCCCAGGACGGCGGCACGCTCAACGTCTACACCGCAGGCGGCCAGGCACTGGTGGTCGGCACCACGGCCTCAAAGGTGACCACCGTTACCGACCCCTACCAGCCCGAGCGCCTGCAGCTGGCGCTGGAGAGCCAGGGCGTGAAGATCACGCTGGACCCGAAGTCACTCGGTGGCCAGGTCGGCGGCATGCTCGAGTTCCGCGAAACCGTACTGACGCCGGCCCAGTCCGAACTCGGCAAGCTCGCCATCGGCCTGGCCAGCACGTTCAACGACGCCCACCACAACGGCGTGGACCTGTACGGCAACATGGGCGGTGATCTGTTCAACATCGGCAGCCCGCGCGTCACCAACAACACCAGCAACACCGGCACCGCGTCGATCACCGCCAGCTTTGGCGATCTGTCCGCCCTGGACGCGCAGAACATCGTGCTGAAGTACAACGGCAGCCAGTGGCAGGCCGTGCGTTCGGATACCGGCGCCAGCGTGGCCATGACCGGCACTGGCACCGCCGCCGATCCGCTGGTGGTCAACGGCGTGGAGCTGGTGGTCAGCGGCACCCCGGCTACCAATGATCGCTTCCTGCTGCAGCCGACCGCGGGTGTGGCCGGCAGCATCAGCGTGGCCATCACCGATACCTCGCGCCTGGCGGCGGCTGCGCCGGTCAAGGGCAGCGCCGCGCTGACCAACACCGGTACCGGCAAGCTGACCGACGTGAAGGTGACCGACCCCGGCAATGCCGACCTGCGCAATGCGGCCGCCATCGTGTTCACCTCGGGCACCGAATACACCATCGATGGCGACGGCCCGTTCACCTACACGCCGGGACAGACGATTTCCGCCAACGGCTGGAGCTTCGTGCTGGACGGTGCGCCGAAGGCCGGCGACGTCTTCAACATCACCCCGACGCCGGTCGGCTCGGCCGACAACAGCAATGCGCTGGCCATGGCCAAGGTGGAGGACGCCAAGGCGTTCAACGCCGGCACCATCACTCTCAGCGGTGCACTGGGCGGGCTGACCACCCAGGTGGGTGCTGCTGCACGCGCCGCCGAGTACTCGCTCGACGCACAGCAGGTGATCACCGACCAGGCGCAGTCGGCACGTGACTCGATTTCCGGCGTGAACCTCGATGAAGAGGCCGCGGACATGCTCCGCCTGCAGCAGGCCTACCAGGCGGCTTCGCAGCTCATTTCCACCGCCGACAACATGTTCCAGACCATCCTCGGAGCCGTATCGCGATGA
- the flgE gene encoding flagellar hook protein FlgE, whose amino-acid sequence MGFNISLSGINAANTDLSVTANNVANVNTTGFKESRAEFADLFAATSYGLARNQVGSGARVSNVAQQFLQGNNEQTGRSLDMAISGEGFFTMNMNGDRVYSRAGNFQTDSAGYVVNPQGARLQVFAPNADGTSFDAGRLVDLQLLTTDSPPKQTSEVKVGFTLPANAKEPTVADFDPTDSNSYNQSSGGITVYDSLGVSHTQVSYFVKTANANEWEVRNYVDGQAVGEPTLLSFNNSGALTTPADGKISLGTFTPTTGAGTLSMSLDVSGSTQYGEKFALRNTQQDGYAAGKLNEITVSESGVVYARYSNGDDKALGQVALTSFNNTQGLEQKGNNLWVETFDSGTPRTAPPDSSNLGKIQSGALESSTVDLTEQLVNMITAQRNFQANAQMITTQDQITQTVINIR is encoded by the coding sequence ATGGGCTTCAACATCTCGCTGTCCGGCATCAACGCCGCCAACACCGACCTGAGCGTCACCGCCAACAACGTCGCCAACGTCAACACCACCGGCTTCAAGGAGTCGCGCGCCGAATTCGCCGATCTGTTCGCGGCCACCAGCTATGGCCTGGCCCGCAACCAGGTCGGTTCCGGTGCACGCGTGTCCAACGTTGCCCAGCAGTTCCTGCAGGGCAACAACGAGCAGACCGGCCGCAGCCTGGACATGGCCATTTCCGGTGAGGGCTTCTTCACCATGAACATGAACGGCGACCGCGTGTATTCGCGCGCCGGCAACTTCCAGACCGATTCGGCCGGCTATGTGGTCAACCCGCAGGGTGCACGCCTGCAGGTGTTCGCGCCGAACGCCGATGGCACCAGCTTCGACGCTGGCCGCCTGGTCGACCTGCAGCTGCTGACCACCGACAGCCCGCCCAAGCAGACCAGCGAAGTGAAGGTGGGCTTCACCCTGCCCGCCAACGCCAAGGAACCGACGGTCGCCGATTTCGACCCGACCGATTCCAACAGCTACAACCAGTCCAGCGGCGGCATCACCGTCTATGACTCGCTGGGCGTCAGCCACACCCAGGTGTCCTACTTCGTCAAGACCGCCAACGCGAACGAGTGGGAGGTGCGCAACTACGTTGACGGCCAGGCCGTCGGTGAGCCGACCCTGCTGTCGTTCAACAATTCCGGCGCACTGACCACGCCTGCCGACGGCAAGATCAGCCTGGGCACGTTCACCCCGACCACCGGTGCCGGCACGCTGAGCATGAGCCTGGATGTGTCCGGCTCGACCCAGTACGGCGAGAAGTTCGCGCTGCGCAACACCCAGCAGGACGGCTATGCGGCCGGCAAGCTCAACGAGATCACCGTCTCCGAGAGCGGCGTGGTCTACGCGCGCTACTCCAACGGCGATGACAAGGCACTGGGCCAAGTGGCCCTGACCAGCTTCAACAACACCCAGGGCCTGGAACAGAAGGGCAACAACCTGTGGGTGGAAACCTTCGATTCGGGCACCCCGCGCACCGCTCCGCCGGACAGCTCCAACCTCGGCAAGATCCAGTCCGGCGCACTGGAATCGTCCACCGTCGACCTGACCGAGCAGCTGGTGAACATGATCACCGCGCAGCGCAACTTCCAGGCCAACGCGCAGATGATCACCACGCAGGACCAGATCACCCAGACCGTCATCAACATCCGTTGA
- the flgG gene encoding flagellar basal-body rod protein FlgG: MNQALWIAKTGLDAQQMRMSVVSNNLANTNTTGFKQDRASFEDLLYQQVRQPGGSSSAQTQLPTGLQIGTGVRVVATAKNFEQGSQQQTGRALDVMVNGRGFFEVQMPDGSSAYTRDGSFKINQDSELVTNSGYPVQPGIQIPEGAQSVTIGSDGTISVKMADDAASVEVGALTLTDFVNPAGLQARGENLFLETTASGPAQNGNPGLNGLGTVVQGALEGSNVNVVEELVSMIETQRAYEMNAKAISTTDSMLGYLNQNV, translated from the coding sequence ATGAACCAGGCACTGTGGATTGCGAAAACCGGACTGGACGCGCAGCAGATGCGCATGTCGGTGGTTTCCAACAACCTCGCCAACACCAACACCACCGGCTTCAAGCAGGATCGCGCCAGTTTCGAGGATCTGCTGTACCAGCAGGTGCGCCAGCCCGGCGGCTCTTCTTCGGCACAGACCCAGCTGCCGACCGGCCTGCAGATCGGTACCGGCGTGCGCGTGGTCGCAACCGCCAAGAACTTTGAACAGGGCAGCCAGCAGCAGACCGGGCGCGCACTGGACGTGATGGTCAACGGCCGCGGCTTCTTTGAAGTGCAGATGCCCGACGGCAGCTCGGCGTACACCCGTGATGGCTCGTTCAAGATCAACCAGGACAGCGAGCTGGTGACCAACAGCGGCTACCCGGTGCAGCCGGGCATCCAGATTCCCGAAGGCGCGCAGTCGGTGACCATCGGCAGCGACGGCACCATCAGCGTGAAGATGGCCGATGACGCGGCCTCCGTTGAAGTGGGAGCGCTGACGCTGACCGACTTCGTCAACCCGGCAGGCCTGCAGGCCCGCGGCGAGAACCTGTTCCTGGAAACCACCGCCTCCGGCCCGGCCCAGAACGGCAATCCCGGCCTCAACGGCCTGGGCACCGTGGTCCAGGGCGCGCTGGAAGGCAGCAACGTCAACGTGGTGGAAGAGCTGGTGTCGATGATCGAAACGCAGCGCGCATACGAAATGAACGCCAAGGCCATTTCAACCACCGACTCGATGCTCGGTTACCTGAACCAGAACGTCTGA
- a CDS encoding flagellar hook capping FlgD N-terminal domain-containing protein: protein MTTVTTQTSQDVYAALGLTAPNSNASTRKSTLDQADFLRLMTEQLQHQDPLKPMDNTQMVAQMAQMSTVQGITDLNTTVQGFQQSMASDQVLRGAALVGHEVLVPSTKMVLGEEGGSSGVVAAPAAGIVNVTVKDANGATVTQLSVEASAAGETAFEWDGKDANGNRVAAGDYTISATHTDTAGTQTTLSTYVQAPVESVTVGSDGLYLNLKGLGTAPIDYVLRVS, encoded by the coding sequence ATGACCACCGTCACTACCCAGACCAGCCAGGACGTCTACGCCGCGCTTGGCCTGACCGCCCCCAACAGCAACGCAAGCACGCGCAAGAGCACCCTGGACCAGGCCGATTTCCTGCGCCTGATGACCGAACAGCTGCAGCACCAGGACCCGCTGAAGCCGATGGACAACACGCAGATGGTCGCGCAGATGGCGCAGATGTCCACGGTGCAGGGCATCACCGATCTGAACACCACCGTGCAGGGCTTCCAGCAATCGATGGCCAGCGACCAGGTGCTGCGCGGTGCCGCGCTGGTCGGCCACGAAGTGCTGGTGCCGTCCACCAAGATGGTGCTGGGCGAAGAAGGCGGCAGCAGTGGCGTGGTGGCTGCGCCGGCCGCCGGCATCGTCAACGTGACGGTGAAGGACGCCAACGGCGCCACCGTGACCCAGCTGAGCGTGGAGGCCAGCGCTGCCGGCGAAACCGCCTTCGAGTGGGATGGCAAGGACGCCAACGGCAACCGCGTGGCGGCCGGCGATTACACCATTTCCGCCACCCACACCGACACCGCCGGTACGCAGACCACGCTGTCCACCTACGTGCAGGCCCCGGTCGAAAGCGTGACCGTGGGTTCGGACGGCCTCTACCTGAACCTCAAGGGCCTGGGCACGGCCCCGATCGACTACGTGCTCCGCGTCAGCTGA
- the flgH gene encoding flagellar basal body L-ring protein FlgH, producing MSPLSTIARIALPCAVAALLGGCVIAGDVRPYPAMAPIQPIMPPQAAPTAGAIYAAGPTLQLYSDRRARDVGDLLTITLLENTTATTSANTATAKESDLSIGTPSIFGAPVTLGGKDILSATASGKRDFTGKGNSAQSNRLQGSVTVTVVQRLPNGNLVVQGQKNLRLNQGDELVQVQGIVRPGDIAPDNSIPSSRVAEARIVYGGRGPVAQSNAMGWLSRFFNSALAPF from the coding sequence ATGTCGCCCCTCTCCACAATTGCCCGCATCGCCCTGCCCTGCGCCGTGGCCGCCCTGCTTGGCGGCTGCGTGATCGCCGGCGACGTGCGCCCGTACCCGGCGATGGCACCGATCCAGCCGATCATGCCGCCGCAGGCCGCGCCGACCGCCGGTGCGATCTACGCCGCCGGCCCGACCCTGCAGCTGTATTCGGACCGTCGTGCCCGCGACGTCGGCGACCTGCTGACCATCACTCTGCTGGAAAACACCACCGCCACCACCAGCGCGAACACCGCCACCGCCAAGGAGTCGGACCTGAGCATCGGCACGCCGTCGATCTTCGGTGCACCGGTCACCCTGGGCGGCAAGGACATCCTCAGCGCGACCGCCAGCGGCAAGCGTGATTTCACCGGCAAGGGCAACAGCGCGCAGAGCAACCGCCTGCAGGGCAGCGTGACGGTCACCGTGGTGCAGCGCCTGCCCAACGGCAACCTGGTGGTGCAGGGGCAGAAGAACCTGCGCCTGAACCAGGGCGATGAACTGGTGCAGGTGCAGGGCATCGTGCGCCCGGGCGACATCGCACCGGACAACAGCATTCCGTCCAGCCGCGTGGCCGAAGCCCGCATCGTCTACGGCGGCCGTGGCCCGGTTGCGCAGTCCAATGCAATGGGCTGGCTGAGCCGCTTCTTCAATTCCGCGCTGGCGCCGTTCTGA
- the flgB gene encoding flagellar basal body rod protein FlgB: protein MRNLITDYLGVHAQAMPLREQRMKLIASNLGNADTPGYKAQDLDFDAALRNAQGLDANGLMTTTNEQHYEISSGLNPFQVAREGVQPSLDGNTVDPDAERAAYGRAALEYRASLSFVESKVRSMLTAITGQ, encoded by the coding sequence GTGCGCAACCTGATTACCGACTACCTGGGCGTGCATGCCCAGGCCATGCCGTTGCGCGAACAGCGGATGAAGCTGATCGCCAGCAACCTCGGCAATGCCGACACTCCCGGCTACAAGGCCCAGGACCTGGATTTCGATGCCGCCCTGCGCAACGCCCAGGGGCTCGATGCCAACGGCCTGATGACCACCACCAACGAGCAGCACTACGAAATCAGTAGTGGCCTGAACCCGTTCCAGGTGGCCCGCGAGGGTGTGCAGCCCAGCCTGGACGGCAACACCGTCGACCCCGATGCCGAGCGCGCCGCCTATGGCCGCGCCGCGCTGGAATACCGCGCCTCGCTCAGCTTCGTCGAGAGCAAGGTGCGTTCCATGCTCACCGCGATCACGGGGCAATAA
- a CDS encoding flagellar basal body P-ring protein FlgI: MAMNSFFSSVWQRRAASLYGSIFLVMAVVAPASAERIKDLAQVGGVRGNALVGYGLVVGLDGSGDRTSQAPFTVQSLKNLLGELGVNVPANVNPQLKNVAAVAIHAELPPFAKPGQPIDITVSSIGNAVSLRGGSLLMAPLRGADGQIYAIAQGNLIVGGFGAQGKDGSRVSVNVPSVGRIPNGATVERALPDPLANGGDITLNLHNNDFTTVSRMVAALNNAFGEGAARAVDGVTVAVTAPTDPGARIGLLARIENLELTPGSAPAKVVVNSRTGTVVIGQQVRVGPAAISHGSLTVTIQENANVSQPNAFAGGQTVVTPQSTVTATNDGSRMFKFNGGTSLDEIVHAVNAVGAAPGDLIAILEALKQAGALSAELEVI, translated from the coding sequence ATGGCCATGAATTCTTTCTTCTCTTCAGTGTGGCAGCGACGCGCGGCGTCGCTCTACGGGTCCATTTTCCTGGTGATGGCGGTGGTAGCACCGGCCAGCGCAGAGCGCATTAAGGACCTGGCCCAGGTGGGCGGCGTGCGTGGCAATGCACTGGTGGGCTACGGCCTGGTGGTGGGCCTGGATGGCAGCGGTGACCGCACCAGCCAGGCGCCCTTCACCGTGCAGAGCCTGAAGAACCTGCTGGGCGAGCTGGGCGTGAACGTGCCGGCCAACGTCAATCCGCAGCTGAAGAACGTGGCCGCCGTGGCCATCCACGCCGAACTGCCGCCGTTCGCCAAGCCGGGCCAGCCGATCGACATCACCGTGTCCTCCATCGGCAACGCGGTGTCGCTGCGCGGCGGTTCGCTGCTGATGGCCCCGCTGCGTGGCGCCGACGGGCAGATCTATGCCATCGCCCAGGGCAACCTGATCGTCGGCGGCTTCGGCGCACAGGGCAAGGATGGTTCGCGCGTTTCCGTGAACGTGCCCAGCGTGGGCCGCATTCCCAATGGCGCCACGGTCGAGCGCGCCCTGCCCGATCCGCTGGCCAACGGCGGCGACATCACCCTGAACCTGCACAACAACGACTTCACGACCGTCTCGCGCATGGTTGCCGCGCTCAACAACGCCTTCGGCGAAGGCGCTGCACGTGCCGTCGATGGCGTGACCGTGGCCGTCACCGCCCCGACCGATCCGGGTGCACGCATCGGCCTGCTGGCCCGCATCGAAAACCTGGAACTGACCCCGGGCAGCGCACCGGCCAAAGTGGTGGTCAACTCCCGTACCGGCACCGTGGTCATCGGCCAGCAGGTGCGCGTGGGCCCGGCTGCCATTTCGCACGGCTCGCTGACGGTCACCATCCAGGAAAACGCCAACGTCAGCCAGCCCAACGCCTTTGCAGGCGGGCAGACCGTGGTCACCCCGCAGTCGACTGTGACCGCCACCAACGATGGCAGCCGCATGTTCAAGTTCAACGGTGGCACCTCGCTGGATGAAATCGTGCACGCCGTGAACGCCGTGGGCGCCGCTCCGGGCGACCTGATCGCAATCCTGGAAGCACTGAAGCAGGCCGGCGCGCTGAGCGCCGAACTCGAGGTGATCTGA